The stretch of DNA AGGCGCCGATATTCAGGTCCGAGACGCCGTCGCCGTAGGTGAAGCAGAAGGCTTTTTCGCCCTCAAGGTAGCGCGCGGCACGGCGCAGGCGGCCGCCAGTCATGGTTTCTTCACCGGTGTCGACCAGCGTGACACGCCATGGCTCGCTGTAGTTCTGGTGCACGTCCATGCGGTTGGCGCGCATGTCGAAGGTGACGTCGGAGGTGTGCAGGAAGTAGTTGGCGAAGAAATCCTTGATCGCGTAGCCCTTGTAGCCCAGGCAGATCACGAAGTCATGGATGCCGTGGGCCGAGTACTGCTTCATGATGTGCCAGAGAATTGGCTTTCCGCCGATCTCGATCATGGGCTTGGGCTTGAGATGGGACTCCTCGCTGATACGCGTGCCCAGTCCACCGGCCAGAATTACCGCCTTCATGTTGTCCCCTCTTGTTCGTCACCGGCCACGGATCGTGTGACTGCACGATTTATGGCGATATGACAGGGGGCTTGCAGGAAACGCGCCAGCTGGTGATTTTGTTTGGCGTGAATTATGTGGCGCCTGGGAGATCGAGCGCCGCCCGCGCGGCGCATCGCGGATAAATCCGCTCCTACATTTATTGCAACGTGGCCATGCCTGTGAGGCCATGGTTGTCAGCCTTGTTGGCATGACGGGATTTCGAGGTGGGCATTGATGCCGCCTCACATGCCTTGAGGCATGCACCAAGGCTGGCAACCATGGCCTGTCAGGTTCGGCACGTTGCAACAAATGTAGGAGCGGATTTATCCGCGATGCGCCGCGCGGGCGGCGCTCAATCTCACAGGCACCACACAACCAAAGTCAGACCCCAATCAGCTCGGCATCCAGCCGCTGTACCAGTGCTGCACATGCTCTTCGCGCAGCACGTAGTCCCGCAGCACTTCCTGCTTCAAGCGGTCACCGAGACGATAGCTTTCGTCCGGGTCGGCCAGGTGCATGCGAATCGCCTCCAGCCACTCCGCCGTGCTGTTGGTCTTGATCCGCGTGCACGGCAGGTAGCCTTCATAGGCACGGGTGTCGGTGACGATCACCGGGTAGCCGCAGGCCCCGTACTCCAGCAAGCGCAGGTTGCTCTTGCAGTCGTTGAAGATGTGATATTCCAGCGGCGCCAGGGCCAGGTCCAGGTTCAGGCTGGCCAGCTTGGCCGGGTACAGCTCCAGCGGCACCGGCGGATGGAACTCGCTGATGTAGGGCCGCAATGCCGGCGGGCACATGCCGAAGAACACCCATTCGACCTCGTTGGCCAAGGTCTTGACCACCTCGGCAATCACTTCCAGGTCACCGGTGTGGCTGGTGCCACCGCCCCAGCCGACCCGCGGCTTGCGCGAGGTCCGGCGCTGGCTGCGCAAACTGGTCCAGAGCTCCTCGGCCAGCATGTTCGGCATCACCCGGATATCGCTGTGGGCGTCATGCAGGGCATCGGCCAGGGCCTGGGTCGAGACCACCAGCCGGTCGCAGCGCTCGATCCCCCGGCGCAGCGACCGCTCCAGATCCTTTGGCGTGTGCTTGAGGTGGCCGTTCTTCTTCGGCACGTCGATCACGTAGTCGTCCAGCTCGTAGATGCAGAAGCCCTTGGAGAAGGTCTTGAGCCGCTCGATCTCCTTGACGAAGCCCTCGGTATAACGCCCCTGCAGAATCGCCACGTCCGGCGAGCAGCGCTCCAGCTCGATGCTGGTGGGAATCTCGAAGTACTGTTGCTGAGTGACCCAGCCTGCCTTCTCCAGCTCCACCACCGGCTGGATCACCCGATAATGGCCGACGGCGGTCTTGTTCATCGGCAAGGCCAGCACGTGGGGCAACGGCCGGCTGACGAATGGCGTCCAGGCGGCCTTGAGGCCAGGATCCAGGCAGAAGCTGGAACCGTTCAGCGACAGGTTGATGTTATAGGCCGGGTCACGCGCCACCACCGGCATCCAGGTACGGAAGAAGGCATCATGCTGCTCCACCAGCCGCGCCTGGCGCTCGGCCTCGCGCTGCGGATCAGGCGCTGGCGCCGCTGGCGGGTCGAGGATCAGACGGGCATCGGGCGCCCACACCACCAGGTAACCTGCCTCGCCCAGGCGCAGGCCCAGGTCGACATCGCTGAAGGCAAGGCTGAAGACACCGTCGTCGAGCCCGCCCAGCTCCAGGAACAGTTGCTTGCGCACCAGCAGGCAGTCGGCACCGACCACCGAATAATTCTGCGCCACCTGCAGTCGCTGCATGTAGCCGCCCGCCTCCATCGGCTCACCGACAAACGGCGAGCCCACGGCGCCCCGCAGGCCCAGTACGCCGCCAGCATGGACGATCAGGCCATGGCCATTGCACAGCTTGGCGCCAACTGCGCCGACTTCATGGCGCTGGCCATGGCTGAGCAGGGCGTCGAGCCAGTCGGGCTCGGTGGCCAGGGCGAACGGGCTGAGCATCAGCAGGTACTCGCCCCGGGCCTGCTGCGCGGCCAGGTTCTGCACGGCGGCGAAGCTGCTTTCCTGGTCCAGCCTCAGCACCCGCAACTTGTCGCCGCCCAATTGTTCAAGGGCAGCCAGCCAGGCGTGGGTATCCGCACCCTGGCTGGCATTGTCGACGATCAGCACTTCGTAATGGGCGTAGGCCGTGTTCTGCAGCACGCTTTCCAGGCAGCGCTCCAGCGCCGGTAGCTGGTCCTGGGCACTGAGCACCAGGCTCACCAGTGGTTGCGAGGCGTGCAGATAGCGAACCTGGTTGATCGCCCCGCCGCTGTTCTGCAGCCGATAAGCCACACCCAGACGTGCCAGGTGTGCCGCCAGTACCTGCGGGTTTTCCTCGATCACCGCCGGCGAGGACAGCCAGGCGGCATAGCTGAATGCACTTTCGCCCAGCACTTCCGGGATGTGCTCGATAGTCTGCGGGCCGCGGCTTTCAACCAGGCGCCAAAGCAGGTCGTGGGGCGCCAGCTCGCGGTAGCCGGCAGCGAAACCGCCCAACGTGTGCAAAGCCTCGCAGGAAAACGCCAGCATGCGGCCGGTGTAGGGGTAGCCGCGCATCAGGTCGAGGTTGAAGTCGGGCTTGAACACCGGCTCCACCGATTCTTCGTCGCGCAGGCCACCTTCGTCACCGTAGCAGCAGGCGATCTGCGGGCGCGACACGATCCGCTCGGCCAGCAACATCAGGCTGAAGGCATTGAGCCGGTCACCGGCACGCAGCAGGTAGACCCAGTCGGCGCCATCGCGCTGCGCGACCAAGGTGTTCAGTTGCGCGGCCCAGTCGGCCTGCAAGGGCTGGCTGTCGACGCGGCCTTCCAGGTTGGCGGCCAGGCGCGCGCTGGACAGCACCAGGGTCGCCTCGGCGGCATAGGCCTGGCCGGCAATGCTGTCCAGGGTCACTTGCAGGGCCTGGGCATCGCCGTCGCTGTCGATCACCACCGGCACGATGCGCGGGCGCTGCGGCCAGTGCTCGCTCAGCCGCATCAGCCGCGCCAACACCAAAGGGTCCTGGCGACAGGCCAGCCACTTGGCGTACAGCTCGGCAAAACTGTCGCTGTCGCTGCCGACATGGGACTCCTGGATCGCCTGCAGGCAGCGCAGGGTATGGACCAGGAACAGGTTCTCCCACTTGCGCCCGGTGTCACGCCCATCGCCATGCAGGATCTGCACACGCACCCAGCCGGAGAACGGCTCGCGCTCGGCGACGCGGGCCGCGAACATGTCACGCAGGTATTGCGCCTCGCCGGCCGCTGCCGCCTTGACCTCGCTTTGACGACGCAACTGGTCGGGATGAATCCGCTCCATGCAGTGCACCCCGGCAGTCACCCCCAGGTGGCCACGTCGCAGCAGGCACACGAACAGCACGAAATCGAGCATGGCCACAAAGCCTGGGGCCAGCGCCGGCAGCAGCTCGCGCAGGTCGCTGGCGCGCAGCAGCACGCTGCTGAGCCCGCCGATGAAATTGAGCTGGCGGGTCTCGAAGAAATCCAGCAAGTCGTCGCCGTTGAACAGGGTATCGCCAAAGGTGACCGGGCTGGTCTCAAGGCGTTGCGGCAGGATGTGGTCCTCGGCATCCACCAACTGGCGCCTGGCCGCGACCAGGCTGACATCGCCATGGGCCTCGAACAGCCGCACCTGGCTGGAAACGCAATCGGCCATCAGCCGGTCATCGTCGCAGAGGAACTTGATGTAGTGCCCCTGGCTTTGTTCAAGCCCCTGCTGCAGGTTGCCGGCAAAGCCCAGCGGCTGTGGGTTGCGCACATACATCAACGGGTGACGGGCCAGGCTGCGCAGCTCCTCGACCACCGCCTCGATCTGCGGGCCCCGGCTGTCGTCGCAGACGATGACTTCGAGGTTGTCGTAGTCCTGCGCCAGGGCACCGGCCAGGGCGGCACGGAAGAACTCAGGGTTGCTGGCGGGGATGACAAGGCTGACTAGGGGGGCTTGGCTCACGAGGAAATCTCTCGACAGGTGACTGCCCGCGGAGAATTCAGAACAGTCGCTACCAGGTTGGAACAACGCACCATCCCCCTCCTCCGGTCAGGAGAAGGGGGACGGCAAAGGGCGCACTCAGAGTGCGTTGAACAGGCTCAGCTGGCTGATTCGCGCAAACGCCTGCTGGGAGGCTTCGAGCGTGGTCTTCTGCTGGGTAAGGCGGATCAGCACCTCGGCCGGGTCGGAGTCGCGGATCGACGACTGCGTGGTGCTGTTGGCGATGCTCAGGCTTTCGTTGGTGTTCTGCTGGATTTCCAGCGCCTTGCCCCGCGCACCGATATCGGTAACGGCACGGCTGAGCGTGTCCTGGCCGCTCTGAATGTTGGCGATGGCCGAATCCAGGTCGGCACGCAGCTGCTGGTAGGCCGCATTGTCGCCGTCGATCGGCTGGCTCAGGGCGGTGCGCAGCTTGGCCACGCTGTCCAGGACGTTCTGGGTCTGGTGGTTGTCGACATTGACCATGTACTGGTCACCAGACTGCTGCGGTGGGGTGCTGCTGAAGGTGAAGTCCACACCCGCGGCCGAGGCGACGTTGCCAGCCATGGTGCCACTGGCCACCGGCCGGCTGTCGGCGGTCAGCGGCTGGGCATACAGCTCGAAGTCGGTGGCGCTGGTGAACTTGATCACCGCACCGCCGCTTGGGAACATCGCCTTGTACTTGCTCTGGTCGGTGACGTTGATCGAAGACACCTGGGCGCTCGACGGGTTGCCCGGGCTGCGGGTGGCGGTGATGGTGTCCGGCTTGCTCTGCAGGGTGAAGGTATGGCCTGCCACGGCGGTGTCCGGGACATCGCCATCCTGCAGGTTGATGTTCAGGCGCAGATCCACGCCACGGAAGCTGACCATCGAGCCGCCTGTGGTATTCGGGTCGAAGCTGCCACCCTGGGTGGCTTCGGCGGTGACGTCGTTGCCCTGGCTGTCGGTGATGCTGAACTTGGTGCTGCTGAGCATGGTGATGGTGTACGGCTGGCCACTTCTGAAGCGGTCGTTGTAGGTCACGCTGCCCGAGACCTGGCCGTTGGACAGTTTCACCCTGCCGTCATCCACCGCCGGCGCGGTCATGCTGGTGGACGTGCGGCTGGTGTTCAGGGCCTGCTCGAACACGCTGTAACCGGAGCTGTTGCCGGCCATCTTGAGCATGTCGCCGACCTGCAGCTCTTGCTGGGTCTGGTCGCCCTGGTAGGAGTAGGTGCCATCGGCATTGCGCACGAACGGCGCGGTGTCGGTCTTGGAGCCGGCGAACAGGTACTGGCCGTTCTCGTCACGGCTGTTCATCAGGCTCAGCAGCTGGTCTTCCAGCTGGCCCAGTTCGGCCGCCTTGGCCTTGCGTTCGGTGTCGGTATAGCCGGCGTTGCCCGACTCTAGCGCCAGCTCGTTCACCCGGGTCAGGATGGTGTTGATCGAGTTGAGCGTGGTCTCGGTCTGGTTCAGCGAGTTGGTGATGTTGGTGGCGTTGGTCTTGTACTGCGCCAGCATGTCGGCCTGGTTGCCCAGCTGCAGCAGGCGCGCTGCCCCCACCGGGTCATCGGCTGCGGTGTTGACGCGCACGAAGGAGCTGGCCTCCTCGTTGGTCTTGATCACGTTGGAATAGTTGCGCTGGTAGTTTGCCGCGCTGGACGCATAGAACTGGGCCGTGGAAATACGCATGGGTCAAGACTCCTTAAAGCGCGGCGATCAGGGTGTTGAAGATTTCCTGCGCCGCCTTGATGATCTGCGACGAGGCCGTGTAGTACTGCTGGTACTTGACCAGATTGCCGGCTTCTTCATCCAGCTGCACACCGGACACCGAATCACGGGCGCCGGTTGCCTGGGTCAGGATGACGCCGGTTGCCTGGGAGTCCATCTGGCCCTGCTTGGCCTGTGCCCCGACGTTTTCCACCAGCTTGCCGTAGGCATCGGTGATGCTGATGCCCTTGGTCGAACCAATGTCCATGGTCTGCTTGGTCTGCAACTCTTGCAGGGACAGCGCGTTGCGGTTGTCCGAAGAACCGGCGCCGGTCAGCGATACGGTGAAGCTGTCGCCGTCCTTGGGGGCACCGGCGACATCCATTTCGAAGCTGAACGACTTCTGATTGCCATTGGCATCGTTGATCGGGTTGCCTGCGGAGTCGACCATCGGCACATCGAACTTCAGGGTGTTGCTCTGCCCCGGGACGAAGGTGCCGGTGCCAATGCTGTTGCCCTTGGCATCGAAGGCTTCGTAGCTCTGCGGCGAGGTGGTTTCGTTGCCGAACACCAGGCGCACCGGCGTGGAATACTTGATGCCGGTCTGCAGCTCCTGGCGCTGAGCCGGGTCGGCGATATCCAGCACCGAAGTCAGCACCGGCTGGGTAATCACACCGGTACCGGTATTGCCGCTGCCCGAGGTGGCGGTCAGCGGCGCGGCCAGCGCCAGGCGCTTGGCGTCGGTCAGCACCACGCCGATCTCCGCCGAAGCATTGCGGGTCGGGGTGATCTTGAAGCTGTCGCCCACCGCCGCGGTACCGCTCTTGAGGTCGAGGCTGAAGCCGTCGATCACCGGCGCCGGGTCGTCATTGGTGCTGTAGGTGCCCATGTCCGTGCCGTCAGGCAGCTTCTTGACCTGGTACTTGTCTGCGCCCGGGCCGACGAAGGTCACCTGGTAGTCACTGGTGCTCAGCTTGCCGGTGTCGCGGATGACCACGTTCAGCGCGGCGCTGCCGGTGTTGCCGGCCTTGGGCGTGCTGCGCGCGGACATGGCCTTGTCGCTGTTGATGTCACCAAACAGCGCCGCGCCGAAGTCACCGTTCTTGTCGATGCCCTGGCCGAGCTGCGAGTTGATCTGCTGCGACACCACCAGCGCAATGCGGCCCAGCTCGTTCATCGCCGGCGCCAGGGTTTCGCTGCGGTAGCGCAGCAGGCCGCCCATTTCGCCGCCGCTGATGCTGCTGGTGACATCCATGGTGGTGCTGCCACGATCAAGCTTGACCGAGAACTGGGTTGGGTCGGTGGCGCTTGGCTCGGCGCTCATCTTGTTGGTGGTCTTGCCCAGCACCAGCGACTGGCCGTTCTTCAGGTAGACGTCGATGCTGCCGTCACGCTCGACGGTCTGCACGCCCACCAGTTCATTGAGCTGGCGCACTGCCTCGTTGCGCTGGTCGAGCAGGTCGTTCGGCTGGCCTGTGTTTGCCGAGACCCTGGAGATCTGATCGTTCAATTGGGCAATGTTGGAAGTCAGTTCGTTGATCCGCGAGGTCATCGAGCTGAGGTTGCCGTTGATGTTGCTGTTCTGCTCCTTGAACTGGGCAGAAAGGCTGTTGAAGCGGCTGGCCAGGGCCTGGGCATTGCTCAGCAACAGCTGGCGCGAGGCGTCCTCGGTCGGCTTGTTGGCGGCGCTTTGCAGGGCAGAGAAGAAGTTGGTCAGCGCACCGGTGATACCGGTGTTGCTGTCGGACAGCAAGTTGTTGAGCGGCGTGACCTGGTTCAGGTAGGCGGTGCTGTCGCTGTTGAGCGAGGTGGCGGTCTGCAACTGAGCATCCAGGAAGGCGTTGTACACCCGACGGACATCGCCCAGGGTGGTGCCGGTGCCCATGAACACCTGGCCTTCCTGGAGCGAACCCTTGGCTCGCTGGACGTTCTGCTGGCGGGAATAGCCGGCGACATCGGCGTTGGCGATGTTGTTACCGGTGGTATGCAGGCCCGCCTGGGAGGCCGACAGTCCCGACATGCCAATATTGATCAGACTCGCCATGGTTCCATACCCTTAAAGTTTCGTTGTGGTACCGAGCATTGCGTAGCTCTCGTACGACTTCATCTGTCTTGCGATCTGCGAGATCTTGCTGGCGTAGTTCGGGTCGGTGGCGTACCCGGCCTTTTGCAGTTCTCGCACGAATTGTTCTGGGTTATCGGCCGACTTCACCGCATCTTGATAGCGCGAATTGCTCTGCAGCAGGCTCACCAGGTCGTGGAAACTGTCCTGGTACGAATCATAGGAACGGAACGCCGCCGTTTCCTTGACGAACTGCCCGTCACGGAATTCGCTGGTGATCGCCCGCGCCGAATCGCCTTCCCAATTGCCACTGGCCTTGATGCCGAACAGGTTGTGGCTGCTGCTGCCGTCACTGTTGCGCATGACCGACTTGCCCCAGCCTGTTTCCAGGGCGGCCTGGGCCACCAGGTAACGCGGGTCGACACCAATGCGCTTGGCGGCCTGCTCGGCCATCGGCAGCATGGTGGCGACGAATTCGTCGCTGTCGGCAAAGGCCTTCTTCGGCGCCAACGGCGGCTGCGCCACGGCGCGGCCAGTGATGCGCAGGCCGTTGTCCGGGATTGCGATGGCCCTGGCCACCTGCTGCCCGTCACGGGCCGGCACGGCAGCGGTATTGGTGGCAGCGGCCGGGCTGGTGGCCGAGGGCACGATACCGGCCAGCAGGCGGTCGGTCAGCTTGCCCGGC from Pseudomonas putida encodes:
- the rfbF gene encoding glucose-1-phosphate cytidylyltransferase; translated protein: MKAVILAGGLGTRISEESHLKPKPMIEIGGKPILWHIMKQYSAHGIHDFVICLGYKGYAIKDFFANYFLHTSDVTFDMRANRMDVHQNYSEPWRVTLVDTGEETMTGGRLRRAARYLEGEKAFCFTYGDGVSDLNIGALVDFHQAHGKLATVTAVQPPGRYGALERDGEQVRGFVEKPRGDGGWINGGFFVLSPKVIDYIDDDQTSWESEPLARLAAAAQLNAFQHDGFWHPMDTLRDKNHLEHLWQSGEAPWKQWD
- a CDS encoding glycosyltransferase, which codes for MSQAPLVSLVIPASNPEFFRAALAGALAQDYDNLEVIVCDDSRGPQIEAVVEELRSLARHPLMYVRNPQPLGFAGNLQQGLEQSQGHYIKFLCDDDRLMADCVSSQVRLFEAHGDVSLVAARRQLVDAEDHILPQRLETSPVTFGDTLFNGDDLLDFFETRQLNFIGGLSSVLLRASDLRELLPALAPGFVAMLDFVLFVCLLRRGHLGVTAGVHCMERIHPDQLRRQSEVKAAAAGEAQYLRDMFAARVAEREPFSGWVRVQILHGDGRDTGRKWENLFLVHTLRCLQAIQESHVGSDSDSFAELYAKWLACRQDPLVLARLMRLSEHWPQRPRIVPVVIDSDGDAQALQVTLDSIAGQAYAAEATLVLSSARLAANLEGRVDSQPLQADWAAQLNTLVAQRDGADWVYLLRAGDRLNAFSLMLLAERIVSRPQIACCYGDEGGLRDEESVEPVFKPDFNLDLMRGYPYTGRMLAFSCEALHTLGGFAAGYRELAPHDLLWRLVESRGPQTIEHIPEVLGESAFSYAAWLSSPAVIEENPQVLAAHLARLGVAYRLQNSGGAINQVRYLHASQPLVSLVLSAQDQLPALERCLESVLQNTAYAHYEVLIVDNASQGADTHAWLAALEQLGGDKLRVLRLDQESSFAAVQNLAAQQARGEYLLMLSPFALATEPDWLDALLSHGQRHEVGAVGAKLCNGHGLIVHAGGVLGLRGAVGSPFVGEPMEAGGYMQRLQVAQNYSVVGADCLLVRKQLFLELGGLDDGVFSLAFSDVDLGLRLGEAGYLVVWAPDARLILDPPAAPAPDPQREAERQARLVEQHDAFFRTWMPVVARDPAYNINLSLNGSSFCLDPGLKAAWTPFVSRPLPHVLALPMNKTAVGHYRVIQPVVELEKAGWVTQQQYFEIPTSIELERCSPDVAILQGRYTEGFVKEIERLKTFSKGFCIYELDDYVIDVPKKNGHLKHTPKDLERSLRRGIERCDRLVVSTQALADALHDAHSDIRVMPNMLAEELWTSLRSQRRTSRKPRVGWGGGTSHTGDLEVIAEVVKTLANEVEWVFFGMCPPALRPYISEFHPPVPLELYPAKLASLNLDLALAPLEYHIFNDCKSNLRLLEYGACGYPVIVTDTRAYEGYLPCTRIKTNSTAEWLEAIRMHLADPDESYRLGDRLKQEVLRDYVLREEHVQHWYSGWMPS
- a CDS encoding flagellar hook-associated protein 3, coding for MRISTAQFYASSAANYQRNYSNVIKTNEEASSFVRVNTAADDPVGAARLLQLGNQADMLAQYKTNATNITNSLNQTETTLNSINTILTRVNELALESGNAGYTDTERKAKAAELGQLEDQLLSLMNSRDENGQYLFAGSKTDTAPFVRNADGTYSYQGDQTQQELQVGDMLKMAGNSSGYSVFEQALNTSRTSTSMTAPAVDDGRVKLSNGQVSGSVTYNDRFRSGQPYTITMLSSTKFSITDSQGNDVTAEATQGGSFDPNTTGGSMVSFRGVDLRLNINLQDGDVPDTAVAGHTFTLQSKPDTITATRSPGNPSSAQVSSINVTDQSKYKAMFPSGGAVIKFTSATDFELYAQPLTADSRPVASGTMAGNVASAAGVDFTFSSTPPQQSGDQYMVNVDNHQTQNVLDSVAKLRTALSQPIDGDNAAYQQLRADLDSAIANIQSGQDTLSRAVTDIGARGKALEIQQNTNESLSIANSTTQSSIRDSDPAEVLIRLTQQKTTLEASQQAFARISQLSLFNAL
- the flgK gene encoding flagellar hook-associated protein FlgK, producing MASLINIGMSGLSASQAGLHTTGNNIANADVAGYSRQQNVQRAKGSLQEGQVFMGTGTTLGDVRRVYNAFLDAQLQTATSLNSDSTAYLNQVTPLNNLLSDSNTGITGALTNFFSALQSAANKPTEDASRQLLLSNAQALASRFNSLSAQFKEQNSNINGNLSSMTSRINELTSNIAQLNDQISRVSANTGQPNDLLDQRNEAVRQLNELVGVQTVERDGSIDVYLKNGQSLVLGKTTNKMSAEPSATDPTQFSVKLDRGSTTMDVTSSISGGEMGGLLRYRSETLAPAMNELGRIALVVSQQINSQLGQGIDKNGDFGAALFGDINSDKAMSARSTPKAGNTGSAALNVVIRDTGKLSTSDYQVTFVGPGADKYQVKKLPDGTDMGTYSTNDDPAPVIDGFSLDLKSGTAAVGDSFKITPTRNASAEIGVVLTDAKRLALAAPLTATSGSGNTGTGVITQPVLTSVLDIADPAQRQELQTGIKYSTPVRLVFGNETTSPQSYEAFDAKGNSIGTGTFVPGQSNTLKFDVPMVDSAGNPINDANGNQKSFSFEMDVAGAPKDGDSFTVSLTGAGSSDNRNALSLQELQTKQTMDIGSTKGISITDAYGKLVENVGAQAKQGQMDSQATGVILTQATGARDSVSGVQLDEEAGNLVKYQQYYTASSQIIKAAQEIFNTLIAAL
- the flgJ gene encoding flagellar assembly peptidoglycan hydrolase FlgJ, with the translated sequence MNSKSLVSSHADSGAYTDLNRLSSLKHGDRDSDANVRKVAQEFESLFISEMLKASRKASDVLADDNPMNSETVKQYRDMYDQQLAVSMSREGGGIGLQDVLVRQLSKNKSTPANTSPFPRVDGTAPTLWGNKVADPVHATQATAARNDVAALNSRRLALPGKLTDRLLAGIVPSATSPAAATNTAAVPARDGQQVARAIAIPDNGLRITGRAVAQPPLAPKKAFADSDEFVATMLPMAEQAAKRIGVDPRYLVAQAALETGWGKSVMRNSDGSSSHNLFGIKASGNWEGDSARAITSEFRDGQFVKETAAFRSYDSYQDSFHDLVSLLQSNSRYQDAVKSADNPEQFVRELQKAGYATDPNYASKISQIARQMKSYESYAMLGTTTKL